Proteins found in one Cricetulus griseus strain 17A/GY chromosome X, alternate assembly CriGri-PICRH-1.0, whole genome shotgun sequence genomic segment:
- the Prrg3 gene encoding transmembrane gamma-carboxyglutamic acid protein 3: MEEICSYEEVKEVFENKEKTMEFWKGYPNAVYSVRDPAQSSDAMYVVVPLLGVVLLIVIALFIIWRCQLQKATRHHPSYAQNRYLASRTGHNLPRVMVYRGTVHSQGESSGHREAGNNPQIVLGPSRGGRTTVRLESTLYLPELSLSRLSSATPPPSYEEVTAPQEGSSEEASVSYSDPPPKYEEIVAGSPSADK, from the exons ATGGAAGAGATCTGCAGCTATGAAGAAGTCAAGGAAGTAtttgagaacaaagaaaaaacg ATGGAGTTTTGGAAGGGTTACCCAAATGCAGTCTACTCAGTCCGAGATCCTGCACAGAGCTCAGATGCCATGTATGTGGTGGTGCCCCTTCTGGGGGTAGTCTTGCTGATTGTCATTGCCTTGTTCATCATCTGGAGGTGCCAGCTGCAGAAAGCAACTCGCCACCACCCCTCCTATGCTCAGAACCGGTACCTAGCTAGTCGCACTGGACACAACCTCCCCCGAGTCATGGTATACAGAGGCACTGTGCATAGCCAGGGAGAGTCCTCTGGGCACCGGGAGGCAGGAAATAACCCACAGATAGTCCTGGGGCCCAGCCGGGGAGGCAGAACCACTGTCCGGCTGGAGAGTACCCTCTACCtccctgagctctctctctccagattGTCCAGTGCTACACCTCCCCCCTCCTACGAGGAGGTGACTGCACCCCAGGAAGGCAGCAGTGAGGAGGCCAGTGTCTCTTACAGTGATCCTCCCCCAAAGTATGAAGAGATTGTGGCAGGCAGCCCCAGTGCAGACAAGTAG